The sequence below is a genomic window from Flavobacterium lipolyticum.
TTGTTTGGACAGTACTACAAACTTAAATCAGTATTGAAAAGGTACAGAAACATTGAGAAAAACAATCAATGGACAAAAATTGATATTGACAGTATAAATTATAAAGACCTGAAGCCTTTTGATAGTGGCGTTGCCATCAAGCAAATCAGACAGCGATTGTTTGTAGTGGGAGATTTGGCACAAGATTCTAAAAGAGATGTGTATGACGAGGAGATGATGGCCGGAATTTTAAAGTATAAAAAAAGGTACGGACTTAAACTGAATTATACCTTAACCCGTGATCATATCAATCAGATGAATGAACCCATTGGTAATCGTATCAAAACGATCATGCTGAATATGGAGCGCTGCCGATGGATACCCGCTTCACTAGCAAAGGCCAGCGAGTATATCATGGTTAATATTCCATCCTTCAGGCTGATTTATGTGAAAAATGGTAAATATGAACTCGTTTCGGATGTCTTTGTGGGAACCCGAATGACCGAGACCGTAATTTTTAGTGGTAATATGGATCGAATTGTATTTAGTCCGTATTGGTATGTTCCGCAGAGCATCATCAAAAATGAGCTGAAGCTGAAAATGGCAGAAGATAAAAACTATCTGGCCGATCATAATATGGAATGGAACGGAGGCAATGTAAGACAAAAACCGGGACCTAAAAACTCTTTAGGATTAGTTAAATTCATGTTTCCAAATCCAAATGACATTTACCTGCACGATACCCCTGCGAAAAGTTTGTTTGATTTCGAAAAACGTATTTTCAGCCATGGCTGTATTAATGTTAAAGAGGCAAAACCATTGGCTTTGGCTATTTTGAAAGACAATCCCGACTGGCCGGTAGATAAAATCGATAAAGCAATGAGCGGTGAAAAAGAAACCACTTGTATGCTGAAAACCAAAATTCCAATTTATATCGGATACTTTACCGCCTGGGTAACGGATGACGGGGAGATTGGTTTTTATCCTGATGTTTACGACAGAGATAAACAACTGGATAAATTATTGTATTCCGATTCAGTTGTTTCGAAATAAAAAAAAGAAACCCGCCAGATCAATATGATTTGGCGGGTTTTAAAAAAATGGTCTACAAGTTTATATCAAATTTACTTACATTTTAGTTCAATGTTTTCTGATATAATGCCGATGTAATATGAAAATAGTACAATGCAATTGGACTATATTGAATATACAATCGGTATTATTCGTATTTTAGGTATTTTAAGATATCAATCTTAGTTACCTGATAAGCTTTTGCTAAAACGATGATAAGCGTTAAAGCCAACAGGGAAACCAGAGCGATACTGAATGGAATTACCGAAACTCCAATTCGGAAGGCAAAGTTTTCCAGCCATTTTTGTAGCAAAATGTATGCCGGAATAATACCAATAACAAATCCAAGTAAACAAAAGCCAACATATTGCTTGGATAATTCTTTTAGTAAAGCATCTGTTTCGGCGCCTAATGTTTTTCTAATGGCAATTTCTTTTAGTCTTCGCTCCATTGAAAAAGAGGCCAAAGCAAACAATCCGAAAATAGCGATGATGATGACCACAAGGTTTAGAATGAAAAACAAATTTTTCTGTTTTACCTGCTCCTGATACGTTTTAGCAAAACCCTTATTAACGAATTCGTATTCAAAAGGATAATCCTGATTGATGTTTTTCGTCCAGTATTTGTCTAGTTTTGCTAAGGTTTCGGTTAAATTATTGGGAGAAACTTTTACATAAATTTCTTCAAAATTATTCCACTTTAACGTTTTAAGGTTAATGAAAATCAGTGGAGGAACTTTATCTTGTAATCCTGTGATGTGGAAATCTTTTACTACACCAACGATTTTAAATTTCATATTTCCTTTTTCATTTCCCCAACCTGATGTTATAACCGTATTAAGTGGTTTTTTAAGGCCTAACATTTTGACAAGGGTTTCGTTTACCAGCCAATTTTCAATGGTATCCGAAGCAAATTTTGGAGATAAATCACGTCCCTGAATAATTTTGATTTTCATCATATCCAGAAAACCAAAATCCATTTCGACATTTCCGGATTGTACAGAAATACCGTTGTGTGTAAGTCCTGAACTGGAATAAGTGCTATTTCCGAAAGAACCGGCAAAGGTGGATACGTCTAGAACACCGGACATTTTTAAAAGTTCTTGTTTTGTGGTTTGATATTTAGATAATTTCGTTTTGTAATCCTGGAAATTAAAAGGGATTTTAATGACCTGATCTCCACTAAAACCAAGGTCTTTGTTCATCATATAACTCACCTGAGAATTCACGATTAAAGCACCTATGATAAAAAAAGCAGCGATACCAAACTGGAAAATAAGCATCGAATTTCGAATCCATATACCGCTTTTACTTCTGGAGAAGTTTCCTTTTAGCACTTTTAAAGTCTCAAAATTGGAGATGTAAATGGCAGGCAAAATTCCAGCCAAAACGATTACTAATCCGAAAATAAAAATGAGCTGCAGGTAAAATTCACTGCCGTTCATCGTTAAAGATTTTTTCAGGAAAGTATTATAGTAAGGTAGTGAAAGTTCTACAATTGCCAAAGCAAAAAGAATGGCTAAAACCACTATTATAGCGGTCTCAAAAATAAATTGAAGGACGATTTGTCTTTTAGACGCTCCTACAATTTTGCGAACACCCACTTCTTTAGCACGTTTTATTGCCGATGCTGTCGCTAAATTAATGTAGTTGACTAAAGAAAGAATCAGAATTAGAATAGACAGACCTACCATAATATAAAGCAATTGCAGATTTCCTTTTCCCTCAGGAAAACTGGCGCCTTGTACAGATTTTATGCCGTGTAGACGAGCGCTACTTAATTTGTCCAGCATCACTATGATCTCACCATTTTCTTTAATATACTGTTCCGGAGTCAGTCCGTTGGCTTTGGCATCTTTCAAAGTCCGGTTAACGTAATTTATGTTTCGCATTTTCTTTTCAACAGCAGCGATATCGGCCCCTTTTTTTACTTTAATCATTAAAGCATAATTAAAGTTACCCCAACTTTGTTCGTCGTTTTCACGGGCAATTCCACTGAAAACGTAGTTAGGTTCAAAAGCTGAGGGGGTTATGTTTTTATAGACAGATTTTACCGTGTAATCTTTGTAATTGTAAGTAATGGATTTGCCAATTGGATCCTGATTCTTAAAAAGCAGTTGTGCTGTTTCTTCTGATATTGCCACACTGTTTTTCTCTTTCAGGATATTGGTTTTGGCTCCTTTTACGATAGGCAGGGGGAACATATCAAAAAAACTATTGTCGGAAACTGCGATCTTTTTGTGAAAGAATTTTTGCCCTTGGTATTTGATCATATCATTATTATACCAGGAATTAAAAAAACAGATTGATTCGATTTCCGGAATGGTGGCTTTACAGGTTCTTCCAAAAGGAATATTGTTGTAGGACCAAATATCCCCATCCTCTCCAATTCTATTAAAAACCTGATAGACGTTCTCTTTTTCAGGATTCCATTGGTCGTAGGCATTTTCGTTATTCCAATATAGAATGGCGAAAATCACTCCCGCGATTCCAATGCTTAATCCCAGGATATTTAAAAACGAAAACAGTTTGTTTTGTTTCAAATGATATATAAATATCTTAAACCAGTTAAAAATCATGTTTTATTTTTTATAGTTGTTACAGTTGGTTTTGAAATAGTTTTACAGGTTTTGAAATCTGTAAGGCATTATAAGCCGGATAGTATTTTGCAAACAAATCCCATCAGAATTATGATTGCACTTAGGATGAATTTGATCATTTTATCGTTATTTAACGTCCATAAAAACATCAACATTTCGTTGGTTGAATTTTTCAGAGAATACCACCCCATCTTTCATATGGATTGTTCTTTGCGAAAACGAAGCATCATAATCAGAGTGGGTAACCATTAAAATGGTAGCTCCTTTAGCATGTAAATCGGTTAAGAGTTCCATTACCTCATTACCGTTTTTACTATCTAAATTTCCGGTTGGCTCATCGGCCAGAATAATTTTAGGATCGTTTACCAAAGCTCTTGCAACGGCAACCCTTTGCTGTTGTCCCCCCGAAAGTTGTTGCGGGAAATGTTTAAGGCGGTGAGAGATATGCAGTTTCTCGGCAATAGCTTCGACTTTTTGTTTTCTCTCAGCCGCTTTTACATTGTTGTAGATCAAAGGCAATTCGATATTGTCGTAAACCGAAAGTTCGTCGATCAGGTTGAAATTCTGGAAAATAAAGCCAATGTTTTCTTTGCGTACATTTGCTCTCCCTTTCTCTTTTAAACCAATCATTTCCTGATCTAGTAATTTGTAGCTCCCGCCTGAAGCGCTGTCCAGAAGGCCTATGATATTAAGTAAAGTCGATTTTCCGCAACCTGAAGGCCCCATAATGGTTAAAAAATCCCCTTTTTTAATCTCTAAAGAAATTCCGCTTAAAGCTGCTGTTTCTACTTCTTCTGTTCTGAAAACTTTGGTTAGGTTTTGAATGGTTATCATAAGTTTTGAAATTTTAGTGGTTGTTAATTCTATTTTTTGATTGATGATTGAAACTTTGTGAATTGTGAATTATAAGATGTAAAATGTAAACTGCGACCGTGTACTGCGACTGTTTACTGCGACTGTTTACTGTGACTGTGTACTGCGACTGTGTACTGCGACCGAAAACCGCGACTAGAAACTACTACTGAGAACTGATCGATAATTCTTCAATGTCTTTATAATCGCTATAGGAGGAAGTGATAACTGATTCACCTTCTTTTAAACCTTCGAGAACTTCATAATACGATGGGTTTTCTCTGCCTAGTTTTATGTTTCTTCTTTCTGCTTTATTTCCTTTTACTACAAAAATCCATTTTCCTGCTGACTCCTGATTGAAACTTCCTTTTGAAACCACAAGCGTTTTGTTTTTTTCGGAGAGAATCAGTTTTACACCAAAACTAAGACCGTCCTGTAAAGGGATATTTTCTTTGGATATAAAAGCCAGCTCCACTCTAAAGTGCCCGTTTTTTACCTCCGGAATTACTTTTGTAACTAAAACTTCCAGATTTTTTCCTTGAAATTCTACTTGACCTTTCAGTCCTTCGCGTACTTTTTCCAAGTAAAATTCATCTACATCGGCTGCTAATTTGTAGCCTTGCTTAGAATCTATTTTTCCGATACTTTCACCTGCCTGAAACGTTTTTCCCAAAACCGGTTGAAAAGAAGTTAATCTCCCCGATTCCGGTGCTGTAATTAAAAAGTTCTTTTTATTGTTTCTTAAAATATCCAGACTTTTTTCCATAGTCTGAATCGAACGGTTGATTTGAGAAATTTGAACCTGATTGGTTTGTTTTTCTTTTTGAATACTTTGTTGGATCGTTCTTTTGCGCTCGTCCTGAAAACGCAGACTTTCTTTAAAATTATTCCAGTCATTTCTCGAAATCACATCTTTTTCAAACAATTTCGCGTTCATGTCGTACAGCCTTTTGGCGTCATTGTAATCGTGTTCGATTAAAACCAGGTCTTTGGTTAAGTTCAGCTCCTGATTTCTGATGTTCAGTTTTCCGGTGTTCAAATTATTGATTTGCTCGATAATAGCCGTTTCCTGAGTCAAATAATTCAGTTCTGTGTTTGGGTTGAACAAACGTGCTAAGGACTGACCTTTGGTAACCATTGCGCCATTTTCAACAAAAATCTCTTTTACAGAACCGCCTTCGGTAACATTCACAAGCATTACGTTAAGAGGTTCTACTTTGGCCTGAAAAACAACAAAATCTTCAAAGAAAGCTTTTTCTACTTTTTGAACGCTAAGTTCATCGGCTTTTACATTTAAACTTCTTTTGGTGTTAAACGAGAAAAATGCAATTGTCGCCAAAACTAAAAAAACTCCAATTGCTATTGTGAGATATCTAAATTTTCTATTTTTACGAGGAATTATCTTGTCCATTTCTTTAATAATTTACTGATTACCAATAGGTAAATACTGTGCCATAAAAAGTATAATCTGTAAAGTATTGATTTTAAAGAAGCTTTAAAAACCATCTAAAAAAGAAGTGTTCGGAAATGAACAGTTGACCGTTCAGAATCGGACAAAAAAAGACAGCATGCGAAAGAAACAAGCCCATATTTTAATCGTCGACGATCAGGAAGAAATTCTTTTTTCGGCAAAAATGATTCTCAAAAAACATATTGAAACCATTTTTACGGCCAACAGTCCCAAAAAAATCATCTCTATTTTAAACGAAAATGAAATAAATGTGGTTTTGTTGGACATGAACTATCGAATTGGTTTTGAAGATGGGCGTGAAGGAATTCATTGGTTGAAGGAAATTAAAACACTTTCGCCACAAACTATTGTGATTTTAATGACTGCTTTTGGTAAAATTGACACTGCGGTTGAGGGAATTAAAATTGGGGCTTTTGATTATGTTTTGAAGCCCTGGAACAACGAAAAATTACTGGAAATCATTGATAAGGCTGTAGTAGAGAGCCGAAAGAATGGTAAAAAAGAAGTAGTAGAAAAACCAGCCAAAAGTTATTTTACAGGAACTTCTCCTAAAATTAAGCAGGCTTACGGTATTGCTGAGAGAGTCGCCAGAACAGCTGCTAACGTTTTAATCTTAGGTGAGAACGGAACCGGAAAATATGTTTTTGCCGAGTTCATTCATTTGAATTCAGAGCGAAAAGAACAGCCTTTTGTGCATGTCGATCTGGGGTCGCTGAGTGATAACTTGTTTGAAAGTGAACTGTTTGGATATGCCAAGGGTGCTTTTACAGATGCTAAAACAGATACCGCGGGAAGATTTGAAGCGGCTTCGGGCGGTACGATCTTTCTCGATGAGATAGGGAATATTCCGTTACATCTGCAATCCAAACTCTTGCATGTTTTACAAACCAAAACCGTAACCCGTTTGGGCGAAAGCAAAGCAAGACCGCTGAATGTAAGGATCATTGCGGCTACCAATGCCGATATAAAAGCAGAAGTAAAAAATAAAACATTTAGGGAAGATTTACTGTACCGAATCAATACCATGGAGATTCATTTACCTTCTTTGCGTGAGCGAAAAGACGATATTATTCCAATGGCAAATTTTATTTTGGATAACATTGCTGAAAAATACAATCAGGAAAATTGGTGTTTTGACGACAATGTCGGACCCTATTTAGAAAAATATCCCTGGAAAGGAAATATTCGGGAATTAGAGAATAAGATTGAGCGGGCCTTAATTTTGGCTGATAATCATACTATTTCGGTAACCAATCTGGATATTTTGGATTTCGAAGAACTTCCGGAAAACGACGAAAATCCACTGTCTGAAATGGAACGAAATGTCATCGAGAAAACATTGTTTAAGAATAATGGGAATATCAGCAAAACAGCCGAAGAACTTGGGCTTTCAAGGGCCGCGTTGTACAGAAGAATTGAAAAATACGATCTGAAAAACATCTAAACTTAAAAATAGTTTCGAACGGCTTTGAAAGATTTTCATTAGATATTAAACTTTTGAATCTGTCCGAATAAAAAATAAAACAATGAAGAACTGGAAATTTTATAACGCTTTGTTTGCAAGGATTCTGCTCCTGATGATTCCCTTTTTCTTTTGTGTCTTTTTGGTTTACAAAGAACTGTATTACAATGCGATTCTGGTTGGTTTTGTCGTTTTTCTATTGTTGTCTGAAATGTATTTTTTTGTTAAAGGGCAGACCTTGTTTTACGATAAAATGCTTTTATCGATCCTACAGGATGATTTTTCGAATAATTTTCCGGAAGAAAGTAACAAGGAGAATTTCAGAAACTTGTTTTTACTTTATGATAAATTAAAGGTTCAGCGACAGGAACAGACGTCAAAAGAGCGCGTCTATCAGTCCATTTTAAATAATATCGACACCGCTACTTTAATTCTGGAGAAAGAAGGTGGCGAGGACTGGAATCTTTTTTTAATGAACGATTGCTTCTCCAACTTATTCAAAGTGCCAAAAGTAAGCCAATGGAAGTATCTTAAAAACTATTTGCCCTCTCTTTGTGAGGAAATCGAAAAGACCGATTTTACAGAATTGAAAACGGCAATTTCGATTAAGATCGAAGATCAGGATTTACAGACTTTTGTGCTTCAGACTTCGCATACGAAAATGTATGACAAAGAATATTTTATTATTCTGCTGGACAGTATTCAGCGTGTTATCGAGAAAAAAGAAAAGGAAGCCTGGATCAATCTGATGAAAATTATTTCGCACGAGTTAATGAATTCGCTAACGCCAATCCGTGCACTTTCGCAAAATTTACTGCAAATAGTTGATCAGGAGGAATTAGAAGAGGATGATTTTGAGGATATTAAAAGCAGTATTTTGACCATTATCAATCGGAGCGATCATTTGCAGGTTTTTGTAGAAAATTATCGAAAACTGGCTATGCTGCCTACTCCGACTAAAAAAATGACTCCTATAAAAGTTCTTTTTGAAGACTGTCTTCGGGTAATGAGTCCAATTTTAAAGACGGAAGATATTGAACTGGTAAACGAAATTAATAGTTCAAGATCGATTTTAATTGATAAAAGTCAGATAGAACAGGTAATTATCAATTTGATTACCAATAGCATTTATGCTTTGAAAGAAAAGCGCGAAAAGAAGATGTTCCTGTCATCGTATACTGAAAACAATCGCTTTTTTATTGCCATTTCGGATAACGGAAAAGGAATCGATACCGAGATCAGAGATAAAGTTTTTCTGCCGTTTTTTACCACCAGAAAAGATGGTGCCGGAATTGGACTAACGCTTTCTAAAAATATCATCGAAGCACACGGTGGCTATTTGAGTTACCAAACTGATGAGGACAAAACCAGCTTTGTAATTTGCCTGATTTGATTCAGATATCAAAATGTAAAATGGCAAACAAGTTATGGTTCTAAAAATAGAATTTGGGATTGTCATATGTGCCCCTTGCGTCTCTAGCGGTTAAACAAAAAACTTTAAAGTTCGATTTCCGGCTGCCAGAAATGTTTTTCAAAATCTATAATCTGATTGTCTATGACTTTAATGCCTTCACTTTCGAGTAATTGTTGCATTAAATGGGTTCCGTCAAAATGGTGTTTTCCGGTGAGAAGCCCTTTTCTGTTTACCACACGATGCGCGGGTACATCATCCATGTTGTGACAGGCATTCATGGCCCAGCCTACCATTCGGGCAGAACGGGCTGTTCCTAAAGCTTTGGCAATTGCACCATAAGAAGTTACTTTTCCGTACGGAATTTGTCTGGCAATCGCATAAACTCTTTCAAAAAAATTATCTTCTGCCATAATTTGTAGCACAGGTTAGAGGGTGAGAAATGATTTTACTAACGAAATTTTCACGCAGATTTTATGCATTAAAATGAAGCCCAATTTTTTTAATTTAGGAAGGAAAAAGGATCTGCTTAATCTGCAAAATCTGCGTGAAACTAAAATTTACAAATAAATAATAATCTGATCTTATATTTTATTAACTGAAATAGTAAGTCAAAATATTAAAAAGCGTGAGTACGGCAATTAATCCTGTGATGCTTCCAATAATGGTATTCATGTTTTTCATCAGATAATCTGTTTTCTTCTCGATTCTTCCAAAGAAACCAATGTAGCTGTATAAAGCGGCAAATGAGCCTAAAACAGATCCGAATACAAAAGTAAAAATAATGTTGTTTTCAAATGCAAAAAGGTGGTAAGAGGCCAAAGTAACACTTACAACCACATAATACGGAATAGGGAAGAAGTTAAGTCCGGAAAGCAGCATTCCCAGAAAGAAACGACTTTTTTTACTGGTTTTTTTTATTTTCGATTTTTTGGCTTTCGGTTCTTTGGCTAAAAACAAAAAATAAACGGTTAAAACAGAGAAAATAACAAATCCTACTTCGCGTAATAATGTCACCACATCCGGGCGATTGTCGATGACTCGTGCAAAAAAAACGGCTAAAGAAACCTGAAAAAAGATCACTAAGACAGCTCCGGCAACAAACCATAAAGCATTTTTTTTCCCCTCTTTCAAATTTACTTTGGCTGCTGTCATGTTGATTAAACCTGGTGGAATAATCCCAATGAAAGCGGCAAGAAAACCTGAAAGTAATGGGGTAAGTAATGCCATTCAGTTGATTGATGGGTTATGAAAAAAGTTTTTAAAATTAAATTAGTCTTTAATTTTAAAACGAATATACGTAATTGCCTTGTTAATCTCTAAATATTGTTTTTCATAAAAAGTCTGGAATGCCGTAACTTCTTCAGGGCTTCCTTCATTTTTATATACATTATGATTGGCATATAAAACCTCGTGACCTTCACCGTGAAGTAATCCCAACGTGTAACCGTGCATAAATTCGCTGTCGGTTTTTAAGTTTACGACACCGTCTTTTTTAAGGATTCTTTTGTATAATTTCAGGAACTCCGAATTGGTCATACGGTGTTTGGTTCTCTTGTATTTGATTTGCGGATCCGGAAAAGTAATCCAGATTTCGTCCACTTCATTGTCGGCAAAAATATGATTGATTAGTTCGATTTGAGTTCGAACAAATGCAACATTGTGTAATCCGTTTTCAACAGCGGTTTTGGCACCTCTCCAGAAACGGGCTCCTTTAATATCAATTCCGATAAAATTTTTGTTCGGATATCTTTCTGCTAATCCAACAGAATATTCTCCTTTTCCACATCCCAATTCTAAAACTAATGGATTATCATTTTTAAAGAAATCAGAATTCCATTTTCCTTTCAAAGGCATTAAATCGCCTACAACTTCTTCTCTGGTTGGTTGAAAAACGTTTTGAAATGTTTCGTTTTCTCTGAATCTTTTTAGTTTATTTTTACTTCCCACTTTTACAAAAATTTTCAGCAAAATTAAGGAATATAAACGAATGAAAATAGTACAATTAGCTTTAAAAGTTTTCGGCCACGAATTTTCATCAAGGATATTTTTCTTCGCCACGAATTCACGAATTAATTTAAGCGGTTTGGTTGGAAAAAAATTAGTGCAGATTAAATTTAATTCGTGGCAAAAGAAATAAAAGTTTTTCGCCACGAATTCACGAATTTCCGTGAATTAATTTAAGCGGTATGTCGGAAAAAATTAGTGTAGATTAGTGAATTCGTGGCGAAAAAAAAAGATTTCTTAACTGTACTGCGGTTCTGCAATAGATTTTAATTTTGGATCAAGCGTCTCATCGTGTTGGGAGAGATCCAATCCGATATGTTCGTTCTCTTCAGAAACACGCAATGGAATAATGAAATTGGTTACCTTAAACAAGAAGTACGCTCCGAAGAAAGTAAATACAGAAACCAATACCAATGCCATCATGTGATGCGCAAATACATTCCAGCCTCCGTGTAACAAACTCGCATCTTCACCATGAGCAAAAATAGCGGTTAGAATCATTCCCATAATTCCGCCTACACCGTGACAGGCAAAAACATCAAGGGTATCATCGAATTTTTTTGATAAGCGACAATTTACCACTGAGTTGGAAACCAGAGCTGTTATAAATCCAAAGAACATACTTTCAGGAACTGACACATAACCTGCAGCCGGAGTAATGGCGACCAAACCTACCACAGCTCCAATGCAAGCACCAAGAGCCGAAACTTTTCGGCCGTTCATTCGGTCAAAGAAAACCCAGGTTAACATGGCTGCTGCCGATGAGGTTGTAGTTGTCGCAAAAGCCATTGCGGCGGTTCCGTTGGCAGCAAGAGCCGAACCGGCATTGAAGCCAAACCATCCGAACCATAACATTCCGGTTCCTAGTAAGACAAACGGAATATTGGTTGGAATGTGTTGATTGTTTTTTCTTTTTCCTAAAACCAGTACTCCCGCCAAAGCTGCAAATCCTGAACTCATGTGTACAACGGTTCCTCCGGCGAAATCTTTTACGCCAAAATAACTGCCTAAAATACCTGTTGGATACCAAACGGAATGGCACAATGGCGCGTAAATAAAAACGGTAAACAGACTGATAAAAAGTAAATACGATATAAAACGAACGCGCTCTGCAAAAGAACCGGTGATAATGGCCGGAGCAATAATCGCAAATTTCATTTGAAACAATGCAAAAAGCATAAACGGAATCGTGCTAGCCAATTGTTTATGAGGCAGAACTCCCACATAATCCATAAAAGCAAAAGTGGTTGGATCACCGAAGAAACTGTAAAAATGACCTCCTAAATTTAGCCCTACAGGATCGCCAAAAGCCAGACTAAAGGCCACTACAACCCATAAAAGCGTGACAACCCCTAAACAGATAAAGCTCTGCAGCATGGTCGAAATTACATTTTTCTTGCCAACCATTCCGCCGTAAAAAAAAGACAGTCCCGGAGTCATGATTAAAACCAGACAGCAGGACGTTAACATCCAGGCGACATCGGCAGGAACGATATGATCGGTTGTGCCAAATTCAGATAATACGTAACTATTTTCGGTGATAGTTGGCCAAAAAGCACCAGTAACGCAAACAATACTGATGATAATAAAGGAAATGATCCAGCGTTTTTCTATTTTCATTTTTCAAATACTTTATGTGTCCCTATTTTTTTAGGGTTAAAGTTATGAAAAAATGAATATTATGGTTTTAAGGGGTGTAAAAACAGAGGTGTTGTTTATATTTTAGTGGATTTTGTAAAATACACCCTGTTTTTTTGAGGGTATTTTATTTTGCGCTTCTAAAAAAGAGACAAAATTGCCAATTGTATTATAATAAAATTGGCAAAGTGTACTGTAAAGGGCGTAAAAAGTTAGGATTGTAAAAAGAAAGTCCAAAAATGTTTATTTTTTTTGAAGCTTTGCAATCAAAACGTCTTCGATAGGAGCCTTAATTTTGATCGCTGCATTT
It includes:
- a CDS encoding sensor histidine kinase; translation: MKNWKFYNALFARILLLMIPFFFCVFLVYKELYYNAILVGFVVFLLLSEMYFFVKGQTLFYDKMLLSILQDDFSNNFPEESNKENFRNLFLLYDKLKVQRQEQTSKERVYQSILNNIDTATLILEKEGGEDWNLFLMNDCFSNLFKVPKVSQWKYLKNYLPSLCEEIEKTDFTELKTAISIKIEDQDLQTFVLQTSHTKMYDKEYFIILLDSIQRVIEKKEKEAWINLMKIISHELMNSLTPIRALSQNLLQIVDQEELEEDDFEDIKSSILTIINRSDHLQVFVENYRKLAMLPTPTKKMTPIKVLFEDCLRVMSPILKTEDIELVNEINSSRSILIDKSQIEQVIINLITNSIYALKEKREKKMFLSSYTENNRFFIAISDNGKGIDTEIRDKVFLPFFTTRKDGAGIGLTLSKNIIEAHGGYLSYQTDEDKTSFVICLI
- a CDS encoding ABC transporter ATP-binding protein produces the protein MITIQNLTKVFRTEEVETAALSGISLEIKKGDFLTIMGPSGCGKSTLLNIIGLLDSASGGSYKLLDQEMIGLKEKGRANVRKENIGFIFQNFNLIDELSVYDNIELPLIYNNVKAAERKQKVEAIAEKLHISHRLKHFPQQLSGGQQQRVAVARALVNDPKIILADEPTGNLDSKNGNEVMELLTDLHAKGATILMVTHSDYDASFSQRTIHMKDGVVFSEKFNQRNVDVFMDVK
- a CDS encoding efflux RND transporter periplasmic adaptor subunit, encoding MDKIIPRKNRKFRYLTIAIGVFLVLATIAFFSFNTKRSLNVKADELSVQKVEKAFFEDFVVFQAKVEPLNVMLVNVTEGGSVKEIFVENGAMVTKGQSLARLFNPNTELNYLTQETAIIEQINNLNTGKLNIRNQELNLTKDLVLIEHDYNDAKRLYDMNAKLFEKDVISRNDWNNFKESLRFQDERKRTIQQSIQKEKQTNQVQISQINRSIQTMEKSLDILRNNKKNFLITAPESGRLTSFQPVLGKTFQAGESIGKIDSKQGYKLAADVDEFYLEKVREGLKGQVEFQGKNLEVLVTKVIPEVKNGHFRVELAFISKENIPLQDGLSFGVKLILSEKNKTLVVSKGSFNQESAGKWIFVVKGNKAERRNIKLGRENPSYYEVLEGLKEGESVITSSYSDYKDIEELSISSQ
- a CDS encoding sigma-54-dependent transcriptional regulator → MRKKQAHILIVDDQEEILFSAKMILKKHIETIFTANSPKKIISILNENEINVVLLDMNYRIGFEDGREGIHWLKEIKTLSPQTIVILMTAFGKIDTAVEGIKIGAFDYVLKPWNNEKLLEIIDKAVVESRKNGKKEVVEKPAKSYFTGTSPKIKQAYGIAERVARTAANVLILGENGTGKYVFAEFIHLNSERKEQPFVHVDLGSLSDNLFESELFGYAKGAFTDAKTDTAGRFEAASGGTIFLDEIGNIPLHLQSKLLHVLQTKTVTRLGESKARPLNVRIIAATNADIKAEVKNKTFREDLLYRINTMEIHLPSLRERKDDIIPMANFILDNIAEKYNQENWCFDDNVGPYLEKYPWKGNIRELENKIERALILADNHTISVTNLDILDFEELPENDENPLSEMERNVIEKTLFKNNGNISKTAEELGLSRAALYRRIEKYDLKNI
- a CDS encoding ABC transporter permease, which encodes MIFNWFKIFIYHLKQNKLFSFLNILGLSIGIAGVIFAILYWNNENAYDQWNPEKENVYQVFNRIGEDGDIWSYNNIPFGRTCKATIPEIESICFFNSWYNNDMIKYQGQKFFHKKIAVSDNSFFDMFPLPIVKGAKTNILKEKNSVAISEETAQLLFKNQDPIGKSITYNYKDYTVKSVYKNITPSAFEPNYVFSGIARENDEQSWGNFNYALMIKVKKGADIAAVEKKMRNINYVNRTLKDAKANGLTPEQYIKENGEIIVMLDKLSSARLHGIKSVQGASFPEGKGNLQLLYIMVGLSILILILSLVNYINLATASAIKRAKEVGVRKIVGASKRQIVLQFIFETAIIVVLAILFALAIVELSLPYYNTFLKKSLTMNGSEFYLQLIFIFGLVIVLAGILPAIYISNFETLKVLKGNFSRSKSGIWIRNSMLIFQFGIAAFFIIGALIVNSQVSYMMNKDLGFSGDQVIKIPFNFQDYKTKLSKYQTTKQELLKMSGVLDVSTFAGSFGNSTYSSSGLTHNGISVQSGNVEMDFGFLDMMKIKIIQGRDLSPKFASDTIENWLVNETLVKMLGLKKPLNTVITSGWGNEKGNMKFKIVGVVKDFHITGLQDKVPPLIFINLKTLKWNNFEEIYVKVSPNNLTETLAKLDKYWTKNINQDYPFEYEFVNKGFAKTYQEQVKQKNLFFILNLVVIIIAIFGLFALASFSMERRLKEIAIRKTLGAETDALLKELSKQYVGFCLLGFVIGIIPAYILLQKWLENFAFRIGVSVIPFSIALVSLLALTLIIVLAKAYQVTKIDILKYLKYE
- a CDS encoding L,D-transpeptidase family protein, producing the protein MRNFTSSSVIIAISFLLLSFGSSAKESPVNHKFKAFDNVSASNRYLFKTAVDAAAISQFYKKYPNLKKYQNDVLDLYKKKEYKTIWYDDKSVSEFGALLYHKVRLLNEQGIKATMPYMNLVDDVFNENVTNDLPEIDTELLLSNMYVFYASNVYSGVDPATLKKIGWFLPAKTISYSKILDSLMVDPGRLNKDEDLLFGQYYKLKSVLKRYRNIEKNNQWTKIDIDSINYKDLKPFDSGVAIKQIRQRLFVVGDLAQDSKRDVYDEEMMAGILKYKKRYGLKLNYTLTRDHINQMNEPIGNRIKTIMLNMERCRWIPASLAKASEYIMVNIPSFRLIYVKNGKYELVSDVFVGTRMTETVIFSGNMDRIVFSPYWYVPQSIIKNELKLKMAEDKNYLADHNMEWNGGNVRQKPGPKNSLGLVKFMFPNPNDIYLHDTPAKSLFDFEKRIFSHGCINVKEAKPLALAILKDNPDWPVDKIDKAMSGEKETTCMLKTKIPIYIGYFTAWVTDDGEIGFYPDVYDRDKQLDKLLYSDSVVSK